The Dehalococcoidia bacterium genome has a window encoding:
- a CDS encoding maleylpyruvate isomerase N-terminal domain-containing protein, whose product METSQKIQIVRALSNDLAGFLYTLPEDVWRDADVYGSACDQWNMADVVAHLIDVANTYTLSIERAVSGNVSPPMGRRSLTSEEFVQSVISLRDAYGEDLFPEFNTACLRFNRLIMELEPDQYELLAWHPFRVMTVERLIDLRAMELAVHGWDVRYGIDRSAAINPVAVPFLKGWVPSWLRACFRPRSQNDPEAKLRFILTDAGDESYDLTVGADDFSLDTTDTSAEADATLE is encoded by the coding sequence ATGGAAACAAGCCAAAAGATCCAGATAGTCCGCGCGCTGTCGAACGACCTCGCCGGATTCCTGTACACGCTGCCTGAGGACGTCTGGCGCGACGCCGATGTGTACGGCAGCGCGTGCGACCAGTGGAACATGGCCGACGTCGTCGCCCACCTGATCGACGTAGCAAACACCTACACGTTGAGCATCGAACGCGCCGTCAGCGGCAACGTGTCGCCTCCCATGGGACGCAGGTCGCTCACGTCAGAGGAGTTTGTCCAGTCCGTCATCAGCCTGCGGGACGCCTACGGCGAGGACCTGTTCCCGGAGTTCAACACGGCGTGCCTGCGGTTCAATCGCCTGATCATGGAACTCGAGCCCGACCAGTACGAGCTTCTAGCGTGGCACCCCTTCAGGGTCATGACCGTCGAACGGCTCATAGACCTGCGCGCGATGGAACTCGCGGTACACGGCTGGGACGTCCGCTACGGCATCGACCGCAGCGCCGCGATCAACCCGGTCGCCGTCCCATTCCTGAAGGGCTGGGTCCCCAGTTGGCTCAGAGCCTGCTTCCGACCACGATCCCAGAACGATCCCGAGGCCAAGCTGCGCTTCATCCTCACCGACGCCGGAGACGAGTCCTACGACCTCACCGTCGGCGCCGACGACTTCTCCCTGGACACCACAGACACCTCAGCCGAAGCCGACGCGACCCTCGAGC